A single region of the Arcobacter lacus genome encodes:
- a CDS encoding family 2A encapsulin nanocompartment cargo protein cysteine desulfurase, with translation MITHNNLPNFDEEFFKNQIEVLANQAFPEFNSNPHTTFNDGFDYEKVIQTNFYEDKDVSNFETFSNIQIVPQNNSYEIFNVEAIRKDFPVLNEKVSGNYPLIWLDNAATTQKPKSVIDRISYFYEHENSNIHRGAHTLAARATDAYEEARQKVASFVNAPSQNNIIFVRGATEAINLIAHSFGKFNLQKDDEIIVSNLEHHANIVPWQILSQEIGAKIKVIPVDNDGQILLNEFERLITPKTKIVSIAHVSNALGTIVPIKKVVEIAHRYGVKVLIDGAQAISHIKVDVQELDCDFYVFSGHKVFAPTGIGAIYAKKELLDIMQPYQGGGNMIADVTFEKTIYQAAPNKFEAGTGNIADAVGLGAAIDYVTKIGIENIYRYEHELLEYAISKMSEISGLRLIGTAKEKTSVLSFVLDGYDTTKVGEYLTSKGIALRFGHHCAQPILRRFGVETTVRPSIAFYNTKEEIDFLVKTIKEFKNSYL, from the coding sequence ATGATTACGCACAATAATTTACCAAATTTTGATGAAGAGTTTTTTAAAAATCAAATAGAAGTTTTGGCAAATCAGGCATTTCCTGAATTTAATTCAAATCCACATACAACTTTTAATGATGGGTTTGATTATGAAAAAGTTATTCAAACAAATTTTTATGAAGATAAAGATGTGTCAAATTTTGAAACTTTTTCAAATATTCAAATAGTTCCACAAAATAACTCTTATGAGATATTCAATGTTGAAGCTATAAGAAAAGATTTTCCAGTTTTAAATGAAAAAGTAAGTGGTAATTATCCACTTATTTGGTTAGATAATGCAGCAACAACGCAAAAACCAAAAAGTGTAATAGATAGAATAAGTTACTTTTATGAACATGAAAATTCAAATATTCACCGAGGTGCTCACACATTAGCAGCAAGGGCAACTGATGCTTATGAAGAGGCTAGACAAAAAGTAGCAAGTTTTGTAAATGCACCTAGTCAGAACAATATTATTTTTGTGAGAGGTGCAACAGAAGCTATAAATTTGATTGCACATAGTTTTGGTAAATTTAACTTGCAAAAAGATGATGAGATAATAGTTTCAAATTTAGAACATCATGCAAATATTGTTCCTTGGCAAATATTAAGCCAAGAAATAGGTGCAAAAATAAAAGTTATACCTGTTGATAATGATGGACAAATTTTACTAAATGAGTTTGAAAGATTAATAACTCCTAAAACAAAAATAGTATCAATTGCTCATGTATCAAATGCTTTAGGAACGATTGTTCCTATAAAAAAAGTAGTAGAAATTGCTCATAGATATGGAGTAAAAGTTTTAATTGATGGTGCTCAAGCAATATCACATATAAAAGTTGATGTTCAAGAGCTTGATTGTGATTTTTATGTTTTTTCAGGGCATAAAGTATTTGCTCCAACAGGAATTGGTGCAATATATGCTAAAAAAGAGCTTTTAGATATTATGCAACCATATCAAGGTGGTGGAAATATGATAGCTGATGTTACTTTTGAAAAAACTATTTATCAAGCTGCACCAAATAAATTTGAAGCAGGTACAGGAAATATTGCTGATGCAGTAGGACTTGGAGCAGCAATTGATTATGTTACTAAAATTGGAATTGAAAATATTTATAGATATGAACATGAACTTTTAGAGTATGCAATATCTAAAATGAGTGAAATTTCAGGTCTTAGATTAATAGGAACAGCAAAAGAAAAAACAAGTGTTTTATCATTTGTTCTTGATGGATATGATACAACAAAAGTTGGAGAATATCTTACAAGTAAAGGAATAGCTTTAAGATTTGGACACCATTGTGCACAACCAATTTTAAGAAGATTTGGAGTTGAAACAAC
- a CDS encoding family 2A encapsulin nanocompartment shell protein, with protein sequence MAEENKIVSLSAKSAYNLADVVKTTPVFDSLTPRWVTRLLDWKSLDSGIFRLNKVKEGDTPLDTLCSQKIHNKIPEGFVDYEENPREYQLNSIQTIINVNTKVSDLYSSPTQQIQEQLKLAIESLKERQESELFNNDDYGLLNNIDESQRVQSRTGSPTPDDLDELLTKVWKEPSFFLAHPRAIAAFGREATRRGVPPATITLFGTSFLTWRGVPIIPTNKLFVDGLKEPKSKAGKTNILLVRTGYEKQGVVGLFQNNLPNEQSRGLSVKFRGIDNNGVGSYLLSLYCSAVILSKDAIAVLEDVDVGNYYDYAQ encoded by the coding sequence ATGGCAGAGGAAAATAAAATAGTAAGTTTAAGTGCAAAATCTGCATATAATTTAGCAGATGTTGTAAAAACAACACCTGTTTTTGATTCGTTAACTCCAAGATGGGTTACAAGATTACTTGATTGGAAATCTTTAGATAGTGGGATTTTTAGATTAAATAAAGTAAAAGAAGGAGATACACCTCTTGATACTTTATGTTCACAAAAAATTCATAATAAAATTCCTGAAGGATTTGTAGATTATGAAGAAAACCCTAGAGAATATCAATTAAACTCAATTCAAACAATTATAAATGTAAATACAAAAGTGTCAGATTTATATAGCTCTCCAACACAACAAATTCAAGAGCAATTAAAACTTGCAATTGAGAGTTTAAAAGAGAGACAAGAAAGCGAATTATTTAATAATGATGATTATGGATTATTAAATAATATTGATGAATCTCAAAGAGTTCAAAGTAGAACTGGAAGTCCAACACCTGATGATTTAGATGAGTTATTAACAAAAGTTTGGAAAGAACCATCATTTTTCTTAGCACATCCAAGAGCAATAGCTGCATTTGGAAGAGAAGCTACAAGAAGAGGAGTTCCACCAGCAACTATAACTTTATTTGGAACATCATTTTTAACTTGGAGAGGAGTTCCTATTATTCCTACAAATAAACTATTTGTTGATGGATTAAAAGAGCCAAAATCAAAAGCTGGAAAAACTAATATTTTATTAGTTAGAACAGGTTATGAAAAACAAGGTGTTGTTGGATTATTCCAAAATAATTTACCAAATGAACAATCACGAGGATTATCTGTAAAATTTAGAGGAATAGATAATAATGGAGTTGGTTCATACCTTTTATCACTATATTGTTCAGCAGTAATTTTATCAAAAGATGCAATAGCAGTTTTAGAAGATGTTGATGTAGGAAACTACTATGATTACGCACAATAA
- the moeB gene encoding molybdopterin-synthase adenylyltransferase MoeB, with amino-acid sequence MAKDDKYDKLSQEEISRYSRHLILPEVGLEGQLKLKNAKVLVVGTGGLGAPVILYLAAAGVGTIGLIDFDIVDESNLQRQIIHTTKDIGRPKISSATDRIKAINPNVKVVAHNDKLTSQNAINIIKDFDIVVDGTDNFQTRYLVNDSCVILKKPFVYGSIFRFEGQASVFNAYDGPCYRCLYPEPPPVGLVPSCAEGGVVGILPGIIGTIQANETIKLILGVGEVLKGRLLAFDGLKMQFKELKLKKDEKCPVCSEHPVITELIDYEEFCGLKKPDERIEVEEISAIDLKNLINEKRPVQLIDIRQPHELQIGKIEGSKGIPFGQLLRRKDELDSSKKAVIICKIGLMSAEIIRQLKQSGYTGEIYSLKGGITSWANDIDYTMARY; translated from the coding sequence ATGGCTAAAGATGATAAGTATGATAAATTATCTCAAGAAGAAATAAGTAGATATAGTCGTCATTTAATATTGCCAGAAGTGGGACTTGAAGGACAATTAAAACTAAAAAATGCAAAAGTTTTAGTTGTAGGAACAGGAGGATTAGGTGCTCCTGTAATTTTATATCTAGCAGCTGCTGGAGTTGGAACAATTGGATTAATTGATTTTGATATTGTTGATGAATCAAATTTGCAAAGACAAATTATACATACAACAAAAGATATTGGGCGTCCTAAGATTTCTTCAGCAACTGATAGAATAAAAGCTATAAATCCTAATGTTAAAGTTGTTGCTCATAATGATAAATTGACAAGCCAAAATGCAATAAATATTATTAAAGATTTTGATATTGTTGTTGATGGAACAGATAATTTTCAAACAAGATATTTAGTAAATGATTCTTGTGTTATTTTAAAAAAACCATTTGTATATGGGTCAATTTTTAGATTTGAAGGACAAGCAAGTGTTTTTAATGCTTATGATGGTCCTTGTTATAGATGTTTATATCCTGAACCACCACCAGTTGGACTTGTTCCATCTTGTGCGGAAGGTGGAGTAGTAGGAATTTTACCTGGTATTATAGGAACAATACAAGCAAATGAAACAATAAAACTTATTTTAGGAGTAGGAGAGGTTTTAAAAGGAAGACTTTTAGCTTTTGATGGTCTAAAAATGCAGTTTAAAGAGTTGAAGCTTAAAAAAGATGAAAAATGTCCAGTATGTAGTGAACATCCAGTGATAACAGAACTTATTGATTATGAAGAGTTTTGTGGTCTGAAAAAACCTGATGAAAGAATAGAAGTAGAAGAGATAAGTGCAATAGATTTAAAAAATCTAATAAATGAAAAAAGACCTGTTCAATTGATAGATATTAGACAACCACATGAGTTACAAATAGGAAAAATTGAAGGTTCAAAGGGAATACCTTTTGGTCAATTATTAAGAAGAAAAGATGAACTTGATAGTTCTAAGAAAGCTGTGATAATTTGTAAAATAGGTCTTATGAGTGCTGAAATTATTAGACAGTTGAAACAATCAGGTTATACAGGTGAAATATATAGCCTAAAAGGTGGTATTACATCTTGGGCAAATGATATAGATTACACAATGGCAAGATATTAA
- a CDS encoding MoaD/ThiS family protein, with the protein MAKVYIPTALRLFTNGDFEIILGGENISDVVSNLVDKYQDLKNHLFTNEGKLRSFVNIYLNEEDIRALDNLQTRVYEDDKILLVPSIAGGL; encoded by the coding sequence ATGGCAAAAGTTTATATACCTACAGCTCTAAGATTATTTACAAATGGAGATTTTGAGATAATTTTAGGTGGAGAAAATATATCTGATGTTGTATCAAATTTAGTTGATAAATATCAGGATTTAAAAAATCATCTATTTACAAATGAAGGAAAACTAAGAAGTTTTGTAAATATTTATCTAAATGAAGAAGATATTAGAGCATTAGATAATTTACAAACGAGAGTTTATGAAGATGATAAAATACTTTTAGTTCCATCTATTGCAGGTGGATTGTAA
- a CDS encoding Mov34/MPN/PAD-1 family protein: MIELNKNLMEQINEHAKKDYPNECCGILLGKFEKEKKTVSEVLELSNEREDENKYNRYLIPSKKILETELYALKNGLDIVGFYHSHPNHNAIPSQFDIDHALPVYTYLIVSVYDAKVIDYTVSVLSNDRLKFEKEEIKGV, from the coding sequence ATGATAGAGCTAAATAAAAATCTTATGGAGCAAATAAATGAACATGCAAAGAAAGATTATCCAAATGAGTGTTGTGGTATTCTTTTAGGTAAATTTGAAAAAGAAAAAAAAACTGTAAGTGAAGTTTTAGAACTATCAAATGAAAGAGAAGATGAAAATAAGTACAATAGATATCTAATTCCATCAAAAAAGATTTTGGAAACAGAACTATATGCTCTAAAAAATGGTTTGGATATAGTTGGATTTTATCATTCACATCCAAATCATAATGCAATACCTTCTCAGTTTGATATTGATCATGCACTTCCTGTTTATACATATTTGATTGTGTCAGTTTATGATGCAAAAGTGATTGATTATACAGTTTCAGTATTATCAAACGATAGATTAAAATTTGAAAAAGAAGAGATAAAAGGAGTTTAA
- a CDS encoding PLP-dependent cysteine synthase family protein: MANKTILDLVGNTPLIKLNQITKDLNDVSIYAKCEYLNPSGSVKDRAAKAIILEAINSNKLTKDKILLDSTSGNTGIAYAMFGANLGYKVSVTLPKNANFERKRILKAFGATIIETDPLLSSDGSLIKAKELAEENPDIYYYTNQYNNENNWKAHYNSTALEIWEQSEKKVTHFIAGMGTSGTFVGTSRRLKELNPNIKTVAMQPSSPFHGLEGMKHMATTIVPEIYDSSLIDETIEIDTEDARRTTLELIRKEGLFVGISSGANVYAALQLAKTLPKGSVVVTILCDSGFKYLSDSLWEEDL; this comes from the coding sequence GTGGCAAATAAGACGATTTTAGATTTAGTTGGGAATACGCCACTAATAAAATTAAATCAAATAACAAAAGATTTAAATGATGTAAGTATTTATGCTAAATGTGAATATTTAAATCCTAGTGGATCAGTAAAAGACAGAGCCGCAAAAGCAATAATATTAGAAGCAATAAATAGTAATAAACTTACAAAAGATAAGATTTTATTAGATAGTACAAGTGGAAATACAGGAATTGCTTATGCAATGTTTGGTGCAAATTTAGGTTATAAAGTTAGTGTAACTTTACCTAAAAATGCAAATTTTGAAAGAAAAAGAATTTTAAAAGCTTTTGGTGCAACTATAATTGAAACAGATCCTCTTTTAAGTTCTGATGGATCATTAATTAAAGCAAAAGAGTTAGCAGAGGAAAATCCAGATATCTATTATTATACAAATCAGTATAACAATGAAAACAATTGGAAAGCACACTATAACTCAACAGCTTTGGAAATTTGGGAACAAAGTGAAAAAAAAGTTACTCATTTTATAGCAGGAATGGGAACTTCTGGAACTTTTGTAGGAACCTCAAGAAGATTAAAAGAGTTAAACCCAAATATAAAAACAGTTGCAATGCAACCATCTTCACCATTTCATGGATTAGAAGGAATGAAGCATATGGCAACAACAATAGTACCTGAGATTTACGATAGTTCATTGATTGATGAAACTATTGAGATAGATACTGAAGATGCAAGAAGAACAACTTTGGAATTAATAAGAAAAGAAGGATTATTTGTTGGTATATCTTCTGGGGCAAATGTTTATGCAGCATTGCAGTTAGCAAAAACATTACCAAAAGGGAGTGTTGTAGTTACTATTTTATGTGATAGTGGTTTTAAATATTTAAGCGATAGCTTATGGGAAGAAGATTTATGA
- a CDS encoding sulfate ABC transporter substrate-binding protein: MIKNIKNIALASLLISTLGFADDFAYDKKAEASKKSIEILNVSYDPTRELYEEYNKAFSKYWKEKTGQDVTIKQSHGGSGKQARAVIDGLKADVVTLALAYDIDAVGEKGHLIPKDWQKKLDFNSSPYTSTIVFLVRKGNPKGIKDWNDLIKDGIEVITPNPKTSGGARWNYLAAYAYGLKQELGSLDKIDFNSQKYKVADEKAKEYVSKLLKHVPVLDSGARGATNTFVQRKIGDVLLAWENEAFLAINELGKDEFEIVVPSISILAEPPVTVVDVNAKKRGTFTVSTEYLNHLYSKEGQEIAVKNYYRPSLPELVNKEDLKIFPKLELFKIDDVFGSWANAQKVHFDDGGTFDLIYK, encoded by the coding sequence ATGATAAAAAATATAAAAAACATTGCATTAGCATCATTGCTAATTTCAACATTAGGTTTTGCAGATGATTTTGCATACGATAAAAAAGCAGAAGCTTCAAAAAAATCAATTGAAATCTTAAATGTTTCATACGATCCAACAAGAGAACTTTATGAAGAATATAATAAAGCATTCTCAAAATACTGGAAAGAAAAAACAGGACAAGATGTAACAATTAAACAATCACATGGTGGTTCTGGAAAACAAGCACGAGCAGTAATTGATGGATTAAAAGCAGATGTTGTAACTTTGGCACTTGCTTATGATATTGATGCAGTTGGTGAAAAAGGACATTTAATTCCTAAAGATTGGCAAAAAAAATTAGATTTCAATTCATCGCCTTATACTTCTACTATTGTTTTTTTAGTTAGAAAAGGAAATCCAAAAGGGATTAAAGATTGGAATGATTTAATTAAAGATGGTATTGAAGTTATAACTCCAAATCCAAAAACTTCAGGAGGTGCTAGATGGAACTATTTAGCAGCTTATGCTTATGGTTTAAAACAAGAACTTGGAAGTTTAGACAAAATTGATTTTAACTCACAAAAATATAAAGTTGCTGATGAAAAAGCAAAAGAGTATGTTTCAAAACTTTTAAAACATGTTCCAGTTCTTGATTCAGGTGCAAGAGGAGCTACAAACACATTTGTACAAAGAAAAATTGGAGATGTACTTTTAGCTTGGGAAAATGAAGCATTTTTAGCAATAAACGAGCTTGGAAAAGATGAATTTGAAATAGTTGTTCCATCTATTTCAATATTAGCTGAACCACCTGTTACTGTTGTTGATGTAAATGCTAAAAAAAGAGGAACATTTACTGTTTCAACTGAGTATTTAAATCATCTTTATTCAAAAGAGGGACAAGAAATAGCTGTTAAAAACTACTATAGACCAAGTCTTCCTGAATTAGTAAATAAAGAAGATTTAAAAATATTCCCAAAACTTGAATTATTTAAAATTGATGATGTTTTTGGAAGTTGGGCAAATGCACAAAAAGTACACTTTGATGATGGTGGAACATTCGATTTAATTTATAAATAA
- a CDS encoding amino acid ABC transporter ATP-binding protein codes for MNNLIEIKNLLKKYADKTVINGIDLSIKKGEVVVLLGPSGCGKSTLLRTINGLEDIQSGEILFKGKNIHSKNADWIKIRQKIGMVFQNYELFPHLNVIDNILLAPLKIQKRTKEEVMNQAEELLKRVGLEDRKFSYPRELSGGQKQRIAIVRALCMNPEVMLFDEVTASLDPEMVREVLDVILNLAKSGMTMLIVTHEMGFAKLVANRIVFLENGKICEETTPKEFFTNPKTQRAKEFLNIFQYES; via the coding sequence ATGAATAATTTAATAGAAATAAAAAATCTTTTAAAAAAATATGCAGATAAAACAGTTATAAATGGAATTGATTTATCTATAAAAAAAGGTGAAGTTGTTGTACTTTTAGGACCTTCAGGTTGTGGGAAAAGTACATTGTTACGAACAATAAATGGACTAGAAGATATTCAAAGTGGAGAAATTCTATTTAAAGGTAAAAATATTCATTCAAAAAATGCTGATTGGATAAAAATAAGACAAAAAATAGGAATGGTATTTCAAAATTATGAATTGTTTCCTCATTTAAATGTAATAGATAATATTTTATTAGCACCATTAAAAATTCAAAAAAGAACTAAAGAAGAGGTGATGAATCAAGCAGAAGAACTTCTAAAAAGAGTTGGGCTTGAAGATAGAAAGTTTTCCTATCCACGAGAGTTATCAGGTGGGCAAAAACAAAGAATTGCAATTGTAAGGGCTTTATGTATGAATCCCGAAGTTATGCTTTTTGATGAGGTTACAGCTTCTTTAGATCCTGAAATGGTTAGAGAAGTTTTAGATGTAATATTGAATTTAGCAAAATCAGGTATGACTATGTTGATTGTTACTCATGAAATGGGATTTGCTAAATTGGTTGCAAATAGAATTGTATTTTTGGAAAATGGAAAAATATGTGAAGAGACAACACCTAAAGAATTTTTTACTAATCCAAAAACACAAAGAGCCAAAGAGTTTTTGAATATTTTTCAATATGAAAGTTAG
- a CDS encoding amino acid ABC transporter permease translates to MQSMGIELIFEGNNLLRILEGTLNTIQIAFSSISFALLFGSIFGIIYSTKNRVIKFICRVYLEIFRIIPILVLLFIFYFVVPKFFDIDISGEFVAIIVFVLWGIAEIGDITRGAIESIPRHNIDVALALGFNKIQVYRYILIPLSFKRVIPGVINLTTRMIKTTSLVVMIGVVDIIKVGQQIIESNVLKVPDSAFWTYGFIFFIYFIICYPMSRFAKNLENRWNK, encoded by the coding sequence ATGCAGAGCATGGGAATTGAATTGATATTTGAAGGAAATAATTTATTAAGAATATTAGAAGGAACATTAAATACTATTCAAATTGCTTTTAGTTCTATTTCTTTTGCTTTGTTATTTGGTTCAATATTTGGGATAATTTATTCAACAAAAAATAGAGTTATTAAATTTATTTGTAGAGTTTATTTAGAAATCTTTAGAATAATCCCTATTCTTGTACTTTTATTTATTTTTTATTTTGTAGTTCCAAAGTTTTTTGATATTGACATTAGTGGAGAGTTCGTAGCTATTATTGTATTTGTTTTATGGGGAATTGCTGAAATTGGTGATATTACAAGAGGAGCAATAGAATCTATTCCAAGACATAATATTGATGTGGCATTAGCTTTAGGATTTAACAAAATTCAAGTTTATAGATATATTTTAATTCCGTTATCATTTAAAAGAGTAATTCCAGGAGTTATAAATCTAACAACAAGAATGATAAAAACAACATCCTTGGTTGTAATGATAGGAGTAGTTGATATTATTAAAGTTGGGCAACAAATTATAGAGAGTAATGTTTTAAAAGTGCCAGATTCTGCTTTTTGGACATATGGATTCATCTTTTTCATATATTTTATAATTTGTTATCCAATGTCAAGATTTGCAAAAAATTTAGAAAATAGATGGAATAAGTAG
- a CDS encoding amino acid ABC transporter permease, translating into MDINFIIEVLPLFQKALLLTIKLAFIGIFFSIIIGLVCNLLLAKESLFFNSLVNAYIELSRNTPLLIQLFFLYYGLPKFGIKLDEQICAIIGLSFLGGSYMSEALRAGIEAVHKNQIESGLSLGMNKFELFKYVILPQAISVSIPLIAANAIFLVKETSVVGIIAVKELMNLTKTLIGVYYKTYETMFLLIIFYLIILLPLSLILSYIERKMRYAEHGN; encoded by the coding sequence ATGGATATAAATTTTATTATAGAGGTTTTACCTTTATTCCAAAAAGCTTTATTATTGACTATAAAACTTGCATTTATTGGAATATTTTTCTCAATAATAATAGGATTAGTTTGTAATTTATTATTGGCTAAAGAGAGTTTATTTTTCAACTCTTTAGTCAATGCTTATATTGAATTATCTAGAAATACACCTTTACTTATACAGCTTTTCTTTTTATATTATGGATTACCAAAATTTGGAATAAAACTAGATGAACAAATTTGTGCAATTATAGGTTTAAGTTTTCTTGGTGGAAGTTATATGAGTGAAGCTTTAAGAGCAGGAATTGAAGCTGTACATAAAAATCAAATTGAATCAGGACTTAGTTTAGGAATGAATAAATTTGAACTGTTTAAATATGTGATTTTACCACAAGCAATTTCTGTGTCTATTCCTTTGATTGCAGCAAATGCAATTTTTTTAGTTAAGGAAACTTCAGTTGTTGGAATAATTGCAGTTAAAGAGTTGATGAATTTGACTAAAACTTTAATTGGTGTTTATTATAAAACTTACGAAACGATGTTTTTATTAATAATATTTTATTTAATAATTCTTTTACCATTATCATTGATTTTATCTTATATAGAAAGGAAAATGCGATATGCAGAGCATGGGAATTGA
- a CDS encoding cysteine ABC transporter substrate-binding protein, with the protein MKNIVKVLKKFAVALVLIPAISFSADGKNSIDIIKEKGKVRIGVFSDKAPFGYLDSNGKNQGFDIVIAKKLTKELLGDENKVDFILLEPANRVEYLETNKVDIVLANFTVTPERKQKVDFANPYMKVAIGVVSPEAKPIKSIADLKDKKLIVTKGTTAEVYFTKKHPEIDLLSFDHISESFTALKDGRGVAFSQDNTLLFAWAKQNPGFVTGIDSLGEQDTIAPAVKKGNIVLLNWINETLEKLGKENFIHKAYDETLKPIYGDSVNIESVVIEGGKI; encoded by the coding sequence ATGAAAAATATAGTAAAAGTTTTAAAAAAATTTGCAGTTGCTTTAGTTTTGATTCCTGCAATATCTTTTAGTGCAGATGGAAAAAATTCTATTGATATAATAAAAGAAAAAGGGAAAGTTAGAATAGGAGTATTCAGTGATAAGGCACCATTTGGATATCTTGATAGCAATGGGAAAAATCAAGGATTTGATATTGTAATTGCTAAAAAATTAACAAAAGAACTTTTAGGTGATGAAAATAAAGTTGATTTTATTCTTTTAGAACCAGCAAATAGAGTTGAATATTTAGAAACAAATAAAGTTGATATAGTTTTAGCAAATTTTACAGTAACACCTGAAAGAAAACAAAAAGTTGATTTTGCAAATCCTTACATGAAAGTTGCTATTGGTGTTGTCTCTCCTGAGGCAAAACCTATAAAATCTATTGCAGATTTAAAAGATAAAAAATTAATAGTTACTAAAGGAACAACAGCAGAAGTTTACTTTACAAAAAAACATCCAGAAATTGATTTATTAAGTTTTGATCATATTTCAGAATCATTTACTGCATTAAAAGATGGAAGAGGAGTGGCATTTTCTCAAGATAATACTTTACTTTTTGCATGGGCAAAACAAAATCCTGGATTTGTTACAGGAATTGATTCTTTAGGTGAACAAGATACTATTGCACCAGCTGTTAAAAAAGGGAATATAGTATTACTTAATTGGATAAATGAAACTTTAGAAAAATTAGGAAAAGAAAATTTTATTCATAAAGCTTATGATGAAACGTTAAAACCTATATATGGTGATTCAGTTAATATTGAATCAGTTGTAATTGAAGGTGGAAAAATTTAA
- a CDS encoding threonine synthase — protein MYVSHLECPKCNTKFNHKELNQLCISCQSPLLVKYDLKAVKENFKKESLSSRSSNLWRYKELLPIEDEKNIVSLGEVITPLIKLEKLSKKIGLENIYLKDEGLNPGGSFKSRGAAVGISKAKELNVKAFAMPTNGNAGAAWSIYAAKANIKAYIVMPQDAPIITRNECIVSGAELFLVDGLISDAGKIVAKAINKYKFMDASTLKEPYRIEGKKTMGFEIAEQFSWELPDVILYPTGGGVGLIGIYKALLELKEIGFIKGKLPRLVAVQASNCAPIVKAYERKEKESIFWDNANTVAFGITVPKAIGDFLVLEAIYETDGCAIAISDEDILKYQKLIAKEEGLFICPEGAATLAATEELYKNGWIKKDEKVVLLNTGSGLKYPNTVNSNPIILKVDEEINLEKNI, from the coding sequence ATGTATGTTAGTCATTTAGAGTGTCCAAAATGTAATACAAAATTTAATCATAAGGAGTTAAATCAACTTTGTATTTCATGTCAGTCTCCACTTTTAGTAAAATATGATTTAAAAGCTGTAAAAGAGAATTTTAAAAAAGAGAGTTTATCTTCAAGAAGTTCCAATTTATGGAGATATAAAGAACTTTTACCAATAGAAGATGAAAAAAATATTGTCTCTTTGGGTGAAGTTATAACACCTTTGATAAAACTAGAGAAACTATCAAAAAAGATAGGTTTAGAAAATATATATTTGAAAGATGAAGGTTTAAATCCTGGTGGAAGTTTTAAATCAAGAGGTGCAGCAGTTGGAATTTCAAAGGCAAAAGAGTTAAATGTAAAAGCATTTGCTATGCCTACAAATGGAAATGCTGGAGCTGCTTGGTCTATTTATGCTGCAAAGGCAAATATTAAAGCTTATATTGTGATGCCACAAGATGCACCAATTATAACAAGAAATGAGTGTATTGTTTCTGGAGCAGAACTATTTTTGGTTGATGGATTGATTAGTGATGCAGGAAAGATTGTAGCAAAAGCAATAAATAAATATAAATTTATGGATGCTTCAACACTAAAAGAACCTTATAGAATTGAAGGTAAAAAGACTATGGGATTTGAAATAGCAGAGCAATTTTCTTGGGAATTACCTGATGTTATTTTATATCCAACTGGTGGTGGAGTTGGATTAATAGGAATATATAAAGCACTTTTAGAGTTAAAAGAAATAGGTTTTATAAAAGGAAAATTACCAAGGTTGGTTGCTGTTCAAGCTTCAAATTGTGCTCCAATAGTAAAAGCTTATGAAAGAAAAGAAAAAGAGTCAATATTTTGGGATAATGCAAATACAGTAGCATTTGGAATAACTGTACCAAAAGCAATAGGTGATTTTTTAGTTTTAGAAGCAATTTATGAAACAGATGGTTGTGCAATTGCTATTAGCGACGAAGATATTTTGAAGTATCAAAAATTAATAGCAAAAGAAGAGGGATTATTTATCTGTCCTGAAGGAGCTGCAACTCTAGCTGCAACTGAAGAGTTATATAAAAATGGTTGGATAAAAAAAGATGAAAAAGTAGTTTTATTAAATACTGGAAGTGGACTAAAATATCCAAATACAGTTAACTCAAATCCAATTATTTTAAAAGTTGATGAGGAGATAAATCTTGAAAAAAATATTTAG